TCTAGTCATGTTCCTTTCTGTTTCTTTTATTAAATCTCCGTTCTGCCTTCTAAGGCACGGAGCAGTGTTACCTCATCAATATACTCTAAATCTCCGCCGACCGGAACACCGCTTGCGATCCTTGTCACTTTAATCCCGGTAGGTTTGATCAGTTTGCTGATATACATTGCAGTCGTTTCCCCCTCAAGACTTGAGTTCGTCGCAATAATGACCTCGTCAACATCCTTTTGCAGACGCTGCATCAGCTCTTTTAACTTAATATCTGCGGGTCCAATTCCAAGCATCGGTGAAATTGCACCATGAAGAACATGATAAACACCATCGTATTTACCTGTTTTTTCATACGCTGCAAGGTCTCTGGTATCCTCCACAACCATGATCGTCTTATGATTACGCCCGGCATCTTTACAGATCGGACATAATTCATCATCCGTCAGTGTAAAACATTCCTTGCAGTAACGGACGTTTTTTCTGGCATCCACGATCGCAGCCGAAAGTTCTTCGACCTGCTCTACCGGCATATTTAAAATATGAAATGCCAGACGCTGTGCAGATTTTGCACCGATTCCCGGAAGGGACGATAATTCCTGTATTAACTTGCTGATCTGACTGCTGTAGTAATCCATGGTGTTTCCATTCTTTCATTTATAATATATAAATTACTTCTTATACAATGACATCTGATCTTCTTTGTCATATGCCTCCTTTATATTAAAGGATAACGGCAATTTTTACAAGAAGTGTTTTTCACTGCATATTTTTCTGATTTTTTGTACATGATAAACTGGTAACCACATAAAAACAACAGACAGCATATTTCGCAGGCAAATCTGTTAACAGTAATAAAAGGAGAACTCTATGGCATCTTATGTATCACCCATGATCAAAGACAAATTTGAAACACTTTCAACAGATCTGAAGAACCTGATCTTAGAGCGTAATGTACAGCTTAATAACATGCAGGATCTTATCCGCGTATTAGAGCAGATCGTAGAAGAAGGAGAAGCCGGTTGATCACGGTTTCCCCTTCTTTTCATTCTTTTCATTTTTAATCAGCAAAATATAACTGCTGCACCCGCAACTATTCCTTACTGAATATCGGTTACTTCATAGCCGGCATCTACAACGGCATTTTTTAATGTATCTGCATTGACTGATTCATCTGCGGTAACAACTGCATTTTTGTCCTCTAAACTTACCACTACCTCAGACACACCCTGTACTCCTTTTAAAGCCTTCTCGACAGTTGCCTGGCAGTGTCCGCACATCATTCCTTCAATACTTAATGTTGTTTTCATTGTTTTTTCCTCGCTTTCTGTTACATCACTCTTTATTTCAGAAGTGACCGTTCTGTTTTCACAGACCGCACTCTCCTGTTCCATATTATCTGTTCCATTTTCGGATGAAGATTTTTTTCCAAGTTTTACCCATCTTAAACGCAGCGCGTTACTTACCACACAGACACTGCTTAAACTCATGGCTGCCGCACCAAACATCGGGTTTAATTTTAATCCCCAGATCGGATATAAAAGTCCTGCGGCAAGCGGTATACCAATGCTGTTATAGAAAAATGCCCAGAACAGGTTTTCCTTGATATTGTGGATAACCGCCTTGCTTAAACGGATTGCTCCGACTGCATCAAGCAGGTCATTTTTCATCAGCACAATATCCGCACTCTCAATTGCGACATCCGTACCTGCACCGATGGCAATTCCAACGTCTGCGGATGCAAGTGCCGGAGCATCATTGATACCGTCTCCGATCATTGCAACTTTGTGTCCGCTGTTCTTTAAGGCAGATATCTTTTCTTCCTTCTGCGTCGGAAGCACCCCGGCAATGACTTCATCGATACCCACCTGATCTTTGATCGCCTGTGCCGTCACTTCATTATCACCGGTAAGCATAATGACATGGATTCCGTATTCTTTAAATTGTCTGACTGCCTCACGGCTGGTCGGTTTTACCACATCTGCAACGGCGATCATTCCTATGATCTGTGTCTCATCTGCAAACAGTAAAGGAGTTTTCCCCTGTTTTGCAAACTGTTCTATCTCTTTTTTTATTTCTGAAGATATAGCAATGTGTGCCTCATCCATCAGTTTTTCATTTCCGGCATAGTAAAGTTTTCCAGAAGATAACCTGCCTTTAATTCCTTTTCCAAACAGCGCCTCAAAATCGTTTACTTTTTCCGGAATGATATTCTTTTTCTCACAATCTGAAACGATTGCTTCTGCCAATGGGTGCTCACTGCCCTTTTCCAGGCTGCCGGCAGCTTTTAACAGGTCATTTTCTGAAATTCCCGCATATGTCCGTATATCCGTCACAACCGGTTTTCCAGAAGTGATCGTTCCTGTCTTGTCCATCACAACAGTATCAACAATATGCGCTGTCTCTAATGCTTCTCCCGACTTGATCAGAATACCGTTTTCTGCACCTTTTCCGGTTCCAACCATAATCGCCACCGGCGTTGCCAGTCCAAGCGCACACGGACAGGAAATAACAAGAACTGCGATTCCACAGGACATTGCAAACTCGAAATCTGCTCCGCTTGCCAGCCAGACAATGAATGTGACGATTGCGATCCCGATCACTGTCGGGACAAAAACACCTGCGATCTTATCGGCGAGACGTGCGATCGGTGCCTTACTTGAAGATGCTTCCTCCACAAGACTTATGATCTGTGCGATCGTTGTATCTTTGCCGACACGTGTTGCCCGCGCATGGATCAGTCCGGCTTTATTGATAGATGCTGATATGACCTTGTCCCCTTCCTGTTTTAACACAGGAATACTCTCTCCGGTGATCGCTGATTCATCAAAGGAAGATTTCCCTTCTACGATCACACCATCCACTGCAACCGATTCTCCGGGTTTGATCACAAAAATATCACCCTGTACCACGTCAGCAGCATCGATGACCTGCTCTTTTCCATCGCGCACTACCGTCACTGTCTTTGGTGCTAAGTTCATCAGTTTTGTGATTGCCTCGCTCGTCTTTCCTTTTGACTTTGTCTCAAGGTACTTTCCAACTGTGATCAGTGTAAGAATTGTTCCGGCCGATTCAAAATAAAGATCATGACTATACTGGTGTACAAGCTCCATGTTTCCGGTAGAAAATCCCCAGCCGATCCGGTAAATTGCAAAAATACCGTATACCGTCGCCGCTGTTGCTCCCATCGCGATCAGGCTGTCCATATTCGGGCTCCTGCGTGCTAATGTTGCAAATCCGTTCCGGAAGTATTTCTGATTTGCAAACAGGATCGGAAGTAACAGTAAAAACTGCGTAAATGCGTAAATAACCGCATTTTCACTTCCATGAAAAAACTTCATGGTAACCGGCGGCATAGGAACACCAAGCGCATTGTAGATCATATGCCCCATTGATACATACATTAACGGTATCAGAAATATCACAGATACGATCAGTCTGATCTTCATATTTTTGATATTTTTCTGCTGGATGGAAACCGCATCCTCCGTCTCTCCTGTCTTTGCTGCCGCCTTTGCTTCATTTTTTACCGAGGCACCATATCCGGCATGCTCTACCGCTTCTATAATGTTTTCTGTGCCCAGTTTTGTCTCATCATACTCGACCTGCATACTGTTCGTCAGCAGATTCACGCTGACTGCATGTACGCCCTCTAATTTGGAAACACTTTTTTCCACATGGGAGGAACATGCCGAACAGCTCATGCCTGTTACGTCAAACTTTTCCTTCATGTCAATCTCCTATTGTATAAAATGCAAACCGTTATTTCATCAGCTTCTTTAACAGTTCACAGAGTTCGTCGACAGCCTGCTCATTACCCTCTTTGATATCTTCGGAAACACAGGTCTTGATATGGCGTGCTAAAAGTTCTTTGTTAAATCCGTTTAATGCCGCCTGAATAGAAGATACCTGTGTGACGATATCTACACAATATCTGTCATCCT
The Roseburia rectibacter DNA segment above includes these coding regions:
- the recR gene encoding recombination mediator RecR; its protein translation is MDYYSSQISKLIQELSSLPGIGAKSAQRLAFHILNMPVEQVEELSAAIVDARKNVRYCKECFTLTDDELCPICKDAGRNHKTIMVVEDTRDLAAYEKTGKYDGVYHVLHGAISPMLGIGPADIKLKELMQRLQKDVDEVIIATNSSLEGETTAMYISKLIKPTGIKVTRIASGVPVGGDLEYIDEVTLLRALEGRTEI
- a CDS encoding heavy metal translocating P-type ATPase, with the translated sequence MKEKFDVTGMSCSACSSHVEKSVSKLEGVHAVSVNLLTNSMQVEYDETKLGTENIIEAVEHAGYGASVKNEAKAAAKTGETEDAVSIQQKNIKNMKIRLIVSVIFLIPLMYVSMGHMIYNALGVPMPPVTMKFFHGSENAVIYAFTQFLLLLPILFANQKYFRNGFATLARRSPNMDSLIAMGATAATVYGIFAIYRIGWGFSTGNMELVHQYSHDLYFESAGTILTLITVGKYLETKSKGKTSEAITKLMNLAPKTVTVVRDGKEQVIDAADVVQGDIFVIKPGESVAVDGVIVEGKSSFDESAITGESIPVLKQEGDKVISASINKAGLIHARATRVGKDTTIAQIISLVEEASSSKAPIARLADKIAGVFVPTVIGIAIVTFIVWLASGADFEFAMSCGIAVLVISCPCALGLATPVAIMVGTGKGAENGILIKSGEALETAHIVDTVVMDKTGTITSGKPVVTDIRTYAGISENDLLKAAGSLEKGSEHPLAEAIVSDCEKKNIIPEKVNDFEALFGKGIKGRLSSGKLYYAGNEKLMDEAHIAISSEIKKEIEQFAKQGKTPLLFADETQIIGMIAVADVVKPTSREAVRQFKEYGIHVIMLTGDNEVTAQAIKDQVGIDEVIAGVLPTQKEEKISALKNSGHKVAMIGDGINDAPALASADVGIAIGAGTDVAIESADIVLMKNDLLDAVGAIRLSKAVIHNIKENLFWAFFYNSIGIPLAAGLLYPIWGLKLNPMFGAAAMSLSSVCVVSNALRLRWVKLGKKSSSENGTDNMEQESAVCENRTVTSEIKSDVTESEEKTMKTTLSIEGMMCGHCQATVEKALKGVQGVSEVVVSLEDKNAVVTADESVNADTLKNAVVDAGYEVTDIQ
- a CDS encoding metal-sensing transcriptional repressor, whose translation is MACEKCSANGDNVKHKQRESAEKKALLTRLSRIEGQVRGVRAMVEDDRYCVDIVTQVSSIQAALNGFNKELLARHIKTCVSEDIKEGNEQAVDELCELLKKLMK